A genomic segment from Chitinophaga niabensis encodes:
- a CDS encoding ATP-grasp domain-containing protein → MKIAYVCYTTQEKYVTPGLEDEESILLQFLLQRGINLHKVIWNDPAVNWQEYDRVLLKSPWDYHENISAFYNWLDNIEAAGIPLINPYAIVKWNTDKHYLQDITAAGLPVIPSAIIKKGAQFNLHTYFEHFSTSQLIVKPCISAGAKNTFTVPLSEVADYTAILTPLVQEEAFLVQPYIPEIATEGEWSFIFLDGKFSHSVVKKPKAGDFRVQQYHGGTVHVEAPAAKHIESATAYVQQFAKDCLYARVDGVIIKEELSLMELELIEPFLFLGSHPEGYENYYKALKSYQHDTI, encoded by the coding sequence ATGAAGATCGCATACGTTTGCTATACAACACAAGAGAAATATGTAACACCCGGGCTGGAAGATGAAGAAAGCATCCTGCTTCAGTTCCTGTTACAAAGGGGGATCAACCTGCATAAGGTGATCTGGAATGATCCTGCCGTGAACTGGCAGGAATACGACCGGGTATTATTAAAATCGCCCTGGGATTACCATGAGAACATCAGTGCATTTTATAACTGGCTGGATAATATTGAAGCCGCAGGCATTCCGCTGATCAACCCTTATGCCATTGTGAAATGGAATACGGATAAACATTACCTGCAGGATATCACTGCCGCCGGTTTACCGGTTATACCTTCCGCTATCATTAAAAAGGGAGCGCAGTTCAACCTGCACACTTACTTTGAACATTTTTCCACTTCGCAGCTGATCGTTAAACCCTGCATCAGTGCCGGTGCTAAAAATACTTTCACTGTTCCTTTATCCGAAGTGGCTGATTATACGGCTATCCTGACCCCATTGGTACAGGAAGAAGCATTCCTGGTGCAACCTTACATTCCTGAGATTGCAACAGAAGGAGAATGGTCCTTTATTTTCCTGGATGGAAAGTTCAGTCATAGTGTGGTGAAGAAACCCAAGGCGGGTGATTTCAGGGTACAGCAATATCATGGTGGCACCGTACATGTGGAAGCACCTGCGGCTAAACATATTGAAAGCGCTACAGCGTATGTGCAGCAATTTGCGAAAGACTGTTTGTATGCACGCGTGGATGGCGTGATCATTAAAGAAGAGCTGAGCCTGATGGAGCTGGAACTGATAGAACCTTTTCTTTTCCTGGGTTCTCACCCTGAGGGGTATGAGAATTACTACAAGGCATTAAA
- the pdxR gene encoding MocR-like pyridoxine biosynthesis transcription factor PdxR, giving the protein MSKTTPRIPLPFIKVRKGNAAPMYLQLYEQIKQAIFNARLKEGERMPSTRHLAADLDISRNSVFQAYEQLILEGYLAGKKGDGTYVCAKLNPIPASVRKTMPVKYQDAALPDEVLRKDSTVEPVIPFQNSVPSIRQFPFKIWAGLAAEAYRDVHSLHLGYGETLGHLPLREALVDYLRIHRSIICEADQVLIVNGSRQALNLAAQALIKKGDQCWMEDPGYMGARAAMARWGGKVCPVPITANGLDIAYAMKHYPDGRFAYLTPSHQYPLGATMPLSERLKLLKWAARNKMWIVEDDYDSEFRYNGRPVPALKGLDDHGNVIYTGTFSKVLFPALRMGYIVLPSAAIAQQFKIVKSTIDRQSPVIDQAIVTQFMLKGHFARHLRKMRILYKKQQEELVVLLEKHLSKYILVAPAETGMHFIGWMKRPCNMKKLVAAALAEGVILIPVNEFALKFTQKDGFIFGFTGYELPEMEKAVLLLKKLLDRN; this is encoded by the coding sequence ATGAGTAAGACCACGCCCAGGATACCCCTGCCTTTTATCAAGGTCCGGAAGGGAAATGCAGCACCCATGTACCTTCAGTTGTACGAACAGATCAAACAGGCCATTTTCAATGCCCGGCTGAAAGAAGGGGAGCGTATGCCATCCACCCGGCACCTGGCTGCAGATCTGGATATCTCCCGTAACAGTGTGTTCCAGGCTTATGAACAACTGATCCTGGAAGGATATTTGGCAGGCAAAAAAGGCGATGGTACCTATGTATGTGCCAAACTGAACCCTATACCGGCTTCCGTACGGAAAACAATGCCTGTGAAATACCAGGACGCCGCCCTGCCCGATGAAGTATTACGAAAAGACAGCACGGTAGAACCGGTCATTCCTTTCCAGAATTCTGTTCCCTCTATCCGGCAATTCCCTTTTAAAATATGGGCTGGCCTTGCTGCAGAAGCATACCGCGATGTACATTCCCTGCACCTGGGGTATGGAGAAACGCTGGGCCATTTACCTTTACGGGAAGCGCTGGTAGATTACCTGCGCATTCACCGTTCCATCATTTGTGAAGCAGATCAGGTACTGATCGTAAATGGTTCCCGCCAAGCCCTGAACCTGGCTGCACAGGCCCTGATAAAGAAAGGGGATCAGTGCTGGATGGAAGATCCGGGATATATGGGAGCCAGGGCTGCTATGGCAAGATGGGGTGGAAAAGTATGCCCCGTACCCATTACAGCAAACGGACTGGATATCGCATACGCCATGAAACATTACCCGGATGGCCGTTTTGCTTATCTCACACCTTCTCACCAATATCCTTTAGGGGCCACCATGCCACTGAGCGAACGCCTGAAACTACTGAAATGGGCAGCACGGAATAAAATGTGGATCGTGGAAGATGACTATGACAGCGAGTTCCGCTATAACGGACGCCCGGTTCCTGCGTTAAAAGGACTGGACGATCACGGGAATGTGATCTATACCGGTACTTTCAGTAAAGTACTCTTTCCCGCATTGAGAATGGGTTACATAGTATTACCCTCTGCCGCTATCGCACAGCAGTTCAAGATCGTAAAATCCACCATAGACCGGCAAAGCCCTGTAATAGATCAGGCCATCGTTACCCAGTTCATGCTGAAAGGGCATTTTGCAAGGCATCTGCGGAAGATGCGGATCCTTTACAAAAAGCAGCAGGAAGAGCTGGTAGTGCTGCTGGAAAAACATCTCAGCAAATACATCCTGGTAGCGCCTGCAGAAACGGGTATGCATTTTATAGGATGGATGAAGCGGCCCTGCAATATGAAAAAGCTGGTGGCAGCTGCTTTGGCAGAAGGTGTTATCCTTATCCCCGTGAATGAATTCGCCTTAAAATTCACCCAGAAAGATGGCTTCATTTTTGGATTTACCGGTTATGAGCTGCCGGAAATGGAAAAGGCAGTACTGCTATTGAAGAAGCTATTGGATAGGAATTAG
- a CDS encoding tetratricopeptide repeat protein, which produces MEGRFFTQEQFIKQFNEEVLWAAAVYDRLIKSGFQEYALGEFDFLFVSDQREKLEKFSAFLTATYGSKIGEIGEKDGMPGFTGISPLFPIDQDNLLAWGIDLYFKGFEFDCRLDGYGTFAGPDNKEFPNLEPSQLAYYFDLGISSYNNRNYGASIINFTSAIKIFPENANTWYSRAIAKEAIFLTAKAREDYDKAIELAPTFKEAYINRAVNKSEAEDYTGAIADFNKAIELDANNAAVYFNRGNTKYTLGDRDGAIEDWKKAQALGADYAADRLKELE; this is translated from the coding sequence ATGGAGGGAAGATTTTTTACACAGGAGCAATTCATCAAACAATTCAACGAAGAAGTACTTTGGGCAGCAGCAGTGTATGACCGCCTGATCAAAAGCGGCTTCCAGGAATATGCTTTGGGCGAATTCGACTTCCTCTTTGTATCTGATCAAAGGGAAAAACTGGAGAAATTCAGCGCTTTCCTGACCGCCACCTATGGATCAAAAATAGGAGAGATAGGAGAGAAGGATGGCATGCCGGGCTTTACAGGCATCTCCCCCTTGTTCCCGATAGACCAGGATAACCTGCTGGCCTGGGGCATTGATCTGTACTTCAAAGGTTTTGAATTTGATTGCAGGCTGGATGGCTACGGTACCTTTGCAGGCCCTGACAATAAAGAATTTCCCAACCTGGAACCCAGCCAGCTGGCCTATTATTTCGACCTGGGCATCAGTTCTTACAATAACCGCAATTACGGCGCATCCATTATCAATTTTACTTCCGCCATCAAGATCTTCCCGGAGAATGCTAATACCTGGTATTCCAGGGCTATTGCCAAAGAAGCCATATTCCTGACGGCTAAAGCCCGCGAAGATTATGATAAAGCGATAGAACTCGCTCCCACCTTCAAAGAGGCTTATATCAACAGGGCGGTTAACAAAAGTGAAGCAGAAGATTATACCGGAGCCATCGCAGATTTTAATAAAGCCATAGAGCTGGATGCGAATAATGCAGCCGTATATTTTAACCGTGGTAATACGAAATATACCCTGGGCGACAGGGATGGTGCTATTGAAGACTGGAAGAAAGCACAGGCGCTGGGTGCAGATTATGCAGCAGACAGATTGAAAGAGCTGGAATAG